GGCAGCAGCGCGTTCGACAGCACCGCCTCGTTCATTCCGCCGCCGCGGTCGAGCACGTCGATGCGCCAGGCGTCGGGCAGGCGCCGCAGCGCAAGCCGCACGTCTTCGGCAGGCGAGCCGGATTCGTGCGCGTTCTTCAGCAGGTTGAGCAGGCATTGCTCGAGCTGCGGCACGTCGGCGCGGCCGTGGCCTTCGGGCGAGCCCTCGGTGACAAAACCGACCTGGCCATGCAGCCGGGCCACGAAGCCCGGCCAGTCGAAGGTCTCCAGGCGCGGCGCCGGCATCTTCGCGAACCGCGCGTAATCGCGCAGGAAGCCGTCGAGGTGGCGCGCGCGCTCCTCGATCGTCGCCAGCGCCGCCGGCAGGCGCTCGAGCTGGCCGCGGCGCAGCAGCTCGGCACCGGAGTGCGCGAGCGATGCGATCGGCGCCAGCGAGTTGTTGAGTTCGTGGCTGATCACGCGGATCACCTTCTTCCACGTCTGGACTTCCTGGCGGCGCAGCTCGGCGGTCAGCTGGCGCAGCAGCACCAGCTCGTGGCGCCGGCCGTTGAGGCGGAAGAGCCGGCGCGAGAGGTGGTAGATGTCCTCGTCATCGTCGCGGCCCACGGTGAACATGCCGTCGCCGCCGCGCTCGATCGCCTCGCGCAGCGCCGCCGGCCCCAGTGCGAGCAGGGCCTCGAAGGACAGGCCTTCCAGCCTGCGGCCATCACCCAGCATCCTGCGCGCGGCCAGGTTGCCGAGCACCACGTGGCCGCCGGCGTCGACCAGAACCATCGCCACCGGCGTGTTCTGGACCATGGTGTCGAGCAGGAGTTCGCGCTGCACCAGGCGCAGGCGCTGCTCGCGCAGGGTATCGCCGAGCGCGCGGTGGCTGGCAACCAGGTCGCCGAGTTCACCGCTGCCGTCCCAGGCG
This Luteimonas sp. MC1572 DNA region includes the following protein-coding sequences:
- a CDS encoding PAS domain-containing sensor histidine kinase, producing the protein MARRRLPLWLAFTAAAFVYMLVAATLALALRHWLQLAPWLAIPSAALLPLPLLAYHVRRLLLPARALFRALSGSVAAYRDGDYSFGIAWDGSGELGDLVASHRALGDTLREQRLRLVQRELLLDTMVQNTPVAMVLVDAGGHVVLGNLAARRMLGDGRRLEGLSFEALLALGPAALREAIERGGDGMFTVGRDDDEDIYHLSRRLFRLNGRRHELVLLRQLTAELRRQEVQTWKKVIRVISHELNNSLAPIASLAHSGAELLRRGQLERLPAALATIEERARHLDGFLRDYARFAKMPAPRLETFDWPGFVARLHGQVGFVTEGSPEGHGRADVPQLEQCLLNLLKNAHESGSPAEDVRLALRRLPDAWRIDVLDRGGGMNEAVLSNALLPFYSTKRHGTGLGLALAREIAEAHGGRIALANREGGGLCVSIHLPA